In bacterium, the following are encoded in one genomic region:
- a CDS encoding GIY-YIG nuclease family protein has translation MNPALPNFYYVYILRNSQRDWTYIGYTSDLPKRISEHISGKCFSTKKYLPLELVYCEAYLSKIDAFEREKKLKHFGSSIAKLKQRIKNSLKGRAG, from the coding sequence TTTACTATGTTTACATACTAAGAAATAGTCAAAGGGATTGGACATATATCGGCTACACATCCGATTTGCCTAAAAGGATTAGTGAACATATTTCAGGGAAATGTTTTTCGACGAAAAAATATCTACCGCTGGAGTTAGTGTATTGCGAGGCTTATTTATCAAAGATAGATGCTTTTGAAAGGGAAAAGAAATTAAAACATTTTGGTAGCAGTATTGCGAAACTTAAGCAGAGAATTAAAAATTCTTTAAAAGGAAGAGCTGGATGA